A single genomic interval of Streptococcus suis harbors:
- the metG gene encoding methionine--tRNA ligase: MTKTPFYITTPIYYPSGKLHIGSAYTTIACDVLARYKRLMGHEVFYLTGLDEHGQKIEEKAKEAGLTPQAYVDGMAVGVKELWNLLDISYDKFIRTTDDYHEEVVAAVFEKLLAQDDIYLGEYSGWYSVSDEEFFTESQLEEVFRDKNGKVTGGIAPSGHEVAWVSEESYFLRLSKYQDKLVEFFNAHPDFIQPDGRLNEIMKNFIEPGLEDLAVSRTSFTWGVPVPSNPKHVVYVWIDALLNYATALGYGQEETANYDKFWNGTVYHMVGKDILRFHSIYWPIMLMMLDMKLPDRLVAHGWFVMKDGKMSKSKGNVVYPEMLVERFGLDPLRYYLMRSLPVGSDGTFTPEDYVGRINYELANDLGNLLNRTVAMINKYFGGQVPTFVANVTDFDADLAAVVADNLASYHTYMEAVDYPRALEAVWNIISRTNKYIDETAPWVLAKEEADRDKLAAVMAHLTAGLRVVAHLIQPFMMTTSNAIMEQLGLGTAFDLENLDFAGLPAGLTVVAKGTPIFPRLDMEEEIAYIQTQMGGSSAISQEEEKEWDPADVELKNEKAAIKFEDFDAVEIRVAEVKEVAKVEGSDKLLKFRLDAGDGQDRQILSGIAKYYPNEQELVGKKVQIVANLKPRKMMGLLSQGMILSAEHGDNLTLLTVDPSVPNGSQIG, translated from the coding sequence ATGACAAAAACACCGTTTTATATCACCACACCGATTTATTATCCGTCTGGCAAGCTCCATATTGGCTCGGCCTACACAACTATTGCCTGCGATGTCTTGGCTCGCTACAAGCGTCTCATGGGGCACGAGGTTTTCTACCTGACAGGGCTTGATGAGCACGGGCAGAAGATTGAGGAGAAGGCAAAAGAGGCTGGTTTGACACCTCAAGCCTATGTTGACGGCATGGCGGTTGGCGTTAAAGAGCTCTGGAACTTGCTAGACATCTCTTACGACAAGTTCATCCGCACGACCGACGATTACCACGAGGAAGTAGTGGCGGCTGTTTTTGAAAAATTGCTGGCGCAGGACGACATTTACTTGGGAGAGTATTCTGGATGGTACTCCGTATCAGACGAGGAATTTTTCACCGAGAGCCAATTAGAAGAGGTCTTCCGAGATAAAAACGGCAAGGTAACAGGCGGTATCGCTCCCAGCGGTCACGAGGTTGCCTGGGTTTCAGAAGAATCCTACTTCCTTCGCCTCAGCAAGTATCAGGATAAGTTGGTCGAGTTCTTCAATGCTCACCCGGACTTTATCCAGCCAGACGGCCGCCTCAATGAAATTATGAAAAACTTCATCGAGCCAGGCTTGGAAGATTTGGCAGTATCCCGTACCTCATTTACTTGGGGCGTGCCTGTACCGTCCAATCCTAAACACGTTGTCTATGTTTGGATTGATGCCCTACTCAACTATGCGACGGCCTTGGGTTATGGTCAGGAAGAAACAGCCAACTACGACAAGTTCTGGAATGGAACAGTTTACCACATGGTTGGTAAGGACATTCTTCGTTTTCACTCTATTTATTGGCCAATCATGCTCATGATGTTGGACATGAAGTTGCCAGACCGCTTGGTTGCTCATGGTTGGTTTGTCATGAAAGATGGCAAGATGTCTAAGTCTAAGGGCAATGTGGTCTATCCAGAAATGTTGGTCGAGCGTTTCGGCTTGGATCCGCTGCGTTACTACCTCATGCGTAGTCTGCCAGTCGGCTCTGACGGGACCTTCACACCAGAAGATTATGTTGGTCGTATCAACTACGAGCTAGCCAACGACCTTGGAAACTTGCTCAACCGAACGGTTGCTATGATTAACAAGTATTTCGGCGGTCAGGTCCCAACCTTTGTTGCCAATGTGACTGATTTTGATGCGGACTTGGCGGCAGTAGTAGCTGACAACTTGGCAAGCTACCACACCTACATGGAAGCTGTGGATTATCCACGCGCTTTGGAAGCTGTTTGGAATATCATTTCCCGTACCAACAAGTACATCGACGAAACTGCACCTTGGGTCTTGGCTAAAGAAGAAGCTGACCGTGACAAGTTGGCAGCGGTGATGGCTCACCTGACAGCAGGTCTTCGTGTGGTGGCTCATTTGATTCAACCATTTATGATGACGACGTCTAATGCTATTATGGAACAGCTTGGTTTGGGTACTGCATTTGACCTTGAAAACCTTGACTTTGCAGGTCTTCCAGCTGGTTTGACAGTGGTCGCAAAAGGCACGCCTATCTTCCCACGTCTGGATATGGAAGAGGAAATCGCCTATATCCAAACCCAAATGGGTGGTAGCTCTGCCATTTCCCAAGAGGAAGAAAAAGAATGGGACCCAGCTGACGTGGAACTCAAAAACGAGAAAGCTGCGATCAAGTTCGAGGACTTTGATGCGGTTGAAATCCGCGTGGCCGAAGTCAAGGAAGTGGCCAAGGTGGAGGGATCTGACAAGCTGCTCAAGTTCCGTCTGGACGCTGGTGATGGACAAGACCGCCAAATCCTGTCTGGTATCGCCAAGTACTATCCGAATGAGCAAGAGTTGGTCGGCAAGAAAGTTCAAATCGTTGCCAACCTCAAGCCGCGTAAGATGATGGGCTTGCTCAGCCAGGGCATGATCCTATCAGCCGAACATGGTGACAATTTAACACTCTTAACAGTCGATCCATCCGTGCCAAACGGCAGTCAGATTGGGTAA